GACCATGACCGGCTCATGCACTGCTTCCACTCCTGCCGCTCCGCTTCCATAGATAGTTAGTGGAGAACCAATCGCATTATCTGAGATTGGAGCCTGTTCAGGAGCGCGCCAGATGCAAGGCGCCGCGAGCACCGGAGCGGAGCGTACGAGGTCGGTACGTGAGCACCGGATGCGCAGCGGCAACGCCGCAGATGGCCGCTCATGGACAGGCTCCTCTCCTACACGCCGTAGCCGGTAACCGCCCCGACGATCTGATCGAGATCACGCGCCAGTTGCGCGGATTTGGCTTGCCACCGAACCAGCGACCACGCCTCGAAGTAGTCGTGAAGTCCCACCAGCATGACGTCGCGGTCCAGACCTGCGTATTGGCGAAGCTCGGGAGGAATCAAGATTCGACCTTGCCCGTCGAGCGTGCAATCCACCGCATCACCGTGAAAGAATCGTCGATAGTCTTTGCTGACCCGCGCCGTATCGGGAATGGCCTGGATCTTGGCGGCCCGCCGTTTCCACTCATCGAGCGGCAAAATCGCGAGGCACTGTTCCTGGTCTTTGGTCACGATCAGCACCTCGGTAGCCCGTTGCGCGAGGGCGTCGCGATATTTTCCCGGAATACTGAGTCGCCCTTTGGCGTCGATGGTGTGGTGGTACCGGCTGAGAAACACGT
The DNA window shown above is from Nitrospirota bacterium and carries:
- the mraZ gene encoding division/cell wall cluster transcriptional repressor MraZ encodes the protein MFLSRYHHTIDAKGRLSIPGKYRDALAQRATEVLIVTKDQEQCLAILPLDEWKRRAAKIQAIPDTARVSKDYRRFFHGDAVDCTLDGQGRILIPPELRQYAGLDRDVMLVGLHDYFEAWSLVRWQAKSAQLARDLDQIVGAVTGYGV